The Virgibacillus siamensis sequence AAGTATCATCGGCACTGCTTTTTCCATGTGATCACCGGTAAACCCGAACGCCTTCTTCCCGTCCTTCACTGCCTGAACAATCTTCTCCTCAACCGGTTTCCTACCCGGCATTGACACTGTTTCACACTGGTCTTTTCCAATAAGTGCAATTGCCATCGCAAGTGCACCACCGCCACCGGTATGACAAGCGCCGAAATAATAATCTGCCTTCCCGGTTTTAATTACCATGGCTGCATCGACATCAGCTTTGATAGCGGTTTCAATAGATGGGTCAAGCCCATTGATCAGCGCCTGCATCTCCTTCTTTTCCACTTGTCCGCCTATTACAATCTTCATGCTCCATTTCCCCCTTGCATTAATTGAATAATGTTTGTATAGTGCATATACAGATAATCTCTTTCTTCCTGTGGCAAGCGTCCACCCCATTCTTTTTCAATGAAATCGACTTCAGCTTTTGCTGCATTAAAATGAGGGGAGCGTTTAATTTCACGCATTATATCATCTGAAGGCGCTCCAACCGTTTCCCCGTTTTCAAGTCTTGATAAAGTCATCGGTAAATGTGTAAACAGCATTTCAGCCTGTTCCACTTTTTTGACATTCTGTGTTTTTGTCAATCTCTTGAAGGCCCGGCTTGTAACAGTTGAGGCGTGCGATGTAATAACCTTTTGCTCCAGTAAAAGGTTCAGTCTTGCATTTAGTTCTGTATGATTCATTGATCATTCCCCCCTGCTAGTAATGTGGCAGCTTATCCATTTTTTGAATACAAACTGTTCCAATTTCCACTCAACATTTCACAGGAATCTTCGACAAAAAAAGTCAATTAAACGCGTTGTGTCAATTTACAAAGTACATTATATTGGATATTAGATGATATTATATTCTTTTAATTTTAATAACCAAATATTTTCTGATTCATATAGAAAGGTGGTGAAAATCAAATATAGAGGCTGTACTGCCGATAAGCGGGCGGACAGGCAATCGCTGCACAAAGCATATGTATTGGAGCTTTCAACTGGGAGAGATAGCCTTCAATCGGGAGAGAATTCCCTCAATTGGGAGAGAGCACTACTCAATCGGGAGAGAATTCCCTCAATTGGGAGAGAGCACAGTGGCAAAAGAAGATCTTATAAACCTTAAAAAGGGAGGAAAAATTTAACGTGCGGAAATTTTTTTTAATGTCGATCATTCTACTTTTTATCATTGGTTCCTTTCCAATGACCATAGTTGCTTCATCCAATAATAAGCAGGCACCCAAATTAAGTTATGGCAGCCCGCAAGCTGTTGGAATGGATCCGGATATGCTGTATGAAATTGATGAAGCGGTTCAGACAGCCATTTCAGACGGAACAACCCCTGGTGCTGTTGTTTTAGTTGCAAAGGATCATAAAATCGTTAAAGAAAGCGCTTATGGTTATGCCTACAAGTACGACATGGGCGAATTATTGGAAAAACCCCGAAAAATGAAGCGAAAAACGATGTTTGATTTAGCTTCCGTTACCAAAGTAATGGGTACCACACAAGGTATTATGAAATTGGTAAGTGAAGGTAAACTATCTGTGCATGATAAGGCTGCCAGGTACATTCCGGATTTTGCGCAAAACGGGAAAGAAAATGTCACCATTGCTGATTTATTGACTCATACCTCAGGGTTAACACCTTGGAAACCGACCTATTTATACGCTGATAACTCTGAAGAAGTATTGGCGTTTATTAACAATCTTCCCCTCGAATATGAAACAGGTACAGACCGCAGATACAGTGACTTCAGTTTTATGACACTCGGCTTTATAATCGAAAAAGTCACCGGCAAACAACTGGATAAGTATCTGGAAACGGAAAT is a genomic window containing:
- a CDS encoding PRD domain-containing protein, which translates into the protein MNHTELNARLNLLLEQKVITSHASTVTSRAFKRLTKTQNVKKVEQAEMLFTHLPMTLSRLENGETVGAPSDDIMREIKRSPHFNAAKAEVDFIEKEWGGRLPQEERDYLYMHYTNIIQLMQGGNGA
- a CDS encoding DUF2620 domain-containing protein, translating into MKIVIGGQVEKKEMQALINGLDPSIETAIKADVDAAMVIKTGKADYYFGACHTGGGGALAMAIALIGKDQCETVSMPGRKPVEEKIVQAVKDGKKAFGFTGDHMEKAVPMILHAIKHHQH
- a CDS encoding serine hydrolase, whose translation is MRKFFLMSIILLFIIGSFPMTIVASSNNKQAPKLSYGSPQAVGMDPDMLYEIDEAVQTAISDGTTPGAVVLVAKDHKIVKESAYGYAYKYDMGELLEKPRKMKRKTMFDLASVTKVMGTTQGIMKLVSEGKLSVHDKAARYIPDFAQNGKENVTIADLLTHTSGLTPWKPTYLYADNSEEVLAFINNLPLEYETGTDRRYSDFSFMTLGFIIEKVTGKQLDKYLETEIYEPLKMRSTMFTPPDSLNKKIAATSWGNPYEYKMIDDPNFGYYIEDDPDLFKGWRDDTVIGEVSDGNSYYANGGVAGHAGLFSNAHDLAVLGQAMLNGGSYGKVNLYDEEVLDTFTQPQRFGQGYGWELNKSWYMGDLHSDETFGHTGFTGTQVVFDPINNLQIIVLTNKQNNGQLESGSYPSTGALAATIADIVYQSINE